A window from Triticum aestivum cultivar Chinese Spring chromosome 6D, IWGSC CS RefSeq v2.1, whole genome shotgun sequence encodes these proteins:
- the LOC123146004 gene encoding thioredoxin-like protein CDSP32, chloroplastic gives MASTAQLLGHLASSTATASLSFTPVSGGGSSSKVRFLPATAQRRRMVARPRAAVSGAEKEKAKPAESGGKEDERVVQVHSAEEFDSALQKAKNRLVVVEFAASHSVNSKRIYPCMVDLSRTCGDVDFLLVMGDESEATRELCQREGITQVPHFSFYKGTEKVHEEEGIGPDQLAGDVLYYGDNHAGVVQLHSRTDVEALMAEHSGEGGKLLVLDVGLKHCGPCVKVYPTVVKLSRSMADTAVFARMNGDENDACMQFLKDMEVVEVPTFLFIRDAKIVGRYVGSGKGELIGEILRYQGVRVTY, from the coding sequence ATGGCGTCCACCGCACAGCTTCTTGGCCACCTCGCCAGCTCCACGGCCACAGCCAGCCTTAGCTTCACGCCTgtcagcggcggcggcagcagcagcaaggtcAGGTTCCTGCCGGCAACGGCGCAGAGGCGCCGCATGGTGGCGCGGCCGCGGGCGGCGGTGTCCGGTGCGGAGAAGGAGAAGGCCAAGCCGGCCGAGTCCGGCGGcaaggaggacgagcgcgtggtgCAGGTGCACAGCGCCGAGGAGTTCGACAGCGCGCTCCAGAAGGCCAAGAACCGGCTCGTGGTGGTGGAGTTCGCGGCGAGCCACAGCGTGAACAGCAAGCGCATCTACCCGTGCATGGTGGACCTCAGCCGCACCTGCGGCGACGTCGACTTCCTCCTCGTCATGGGCGACGAGTCGGAGGCCACGCGGGAGCTCTGCCAGCGGGAGGGCATCACCCAGGTGCCGCACTTCTCCTTCTACAAGGGCACCGAGAAGGTGCACGAGGAGGAGGGCATCGGCCCCGACCAGCTCGCCGGCGACGTCCTCTACTACGGCGACAACCACGCCGGCGTCGTGCAGCTGCACAGCCGGACGGACGTGGAGGCGCTCATGGCGGAGCAcagcggcgagggcggcaagctgcTGGTGCTGGACGTCGGGCTCAAGCACTGCGGGCCATGCGTCAAGGTCTACCCCACCGTCGTCAAGCTCTCCCGCTCCATGGCCGACACCGCCGTCTTCGCGCGCATGAACGGCGACGAGAACGACGCATGCATGCAGTTCCTCAAGGACATGGAGGTCGTCGAGGTGCCCACCTTCCTCTTCATCAGGGACGCCAAGATCGTCGGCCGCTACGTCGGCTCCGGCAAGGGCGAGCTCATCGGCGAGATCCTCCGCTACCAGGGCGTCAGGGTTACATACTAA